Genomic DNA from Leptospira venezuelensis:
CTCAGTCTTAGTAGGCATAAGTGCCGCTTCTAAAGAAGGTTGTCCTGGATTAGAAATCGGACCAGGCGGATATCCTTTATTCATATATGTATTATAGGGAGAAACTATCTTCAGATCTTTTTCAAAAATACGCGGATGAGGTTTATCAAAAAGATACTGTATCGTAGCACAAGACTCCAAAGGTATATCTTGCTTTAAGCGATTCAAGAATACACCGGCCATCAAAGGTCTTTCTTCATTTTTTTTGGCTTCTCTTTCTACTACAGAAGCAAGCACAACGATCTCATGCAATTTTTTAGGGTCTAATTCCTTTGCACCCGGAACCTTCTCCAATCTAACATAAAATCTTTTGATCATCATTCTTGCGATCTTATCCACTGGAAAGTTCACCGGAACACTGTAGGTCTCCGGGAACAGATAACCTTCTGCATTATTTGCAGGGATCTTGAACTCTCTTAATAATTCTGTTCCGGAAGCCGCATTCAAAAATTCGGCTCTGGTCTTAATTAAGTTTTTCTTAACTAATAAGTCACCGATCTGCCGATTATTATACCCTTCCGGAACTGTAAAAGTGACTAGTTTTACTTTTCCTTCGGTGATCACTTGTAGGATCTTACGTGAATCCATCCCGTCATTGATCTCATAAAGACCTGCTTTAATCTTTCCTGCAGACCTGGTTGCCTTAATTAGAAAAAGAAAATATTTAGAAGATTTTAATAATCCGTTCTTGGAAAGATTTTCAGTAACTTCGGAAGGAGAATCGCCTGGCTCTACGATGATGTCCACTTTTACTTGGCCAGCACCTACTGCTCCTCCTTTGATATCATCCACAACAAAGAAGGCTATAATTCCCAAAAGGACAAGTATGCCTAATAAAACAATGGATCTTCTCACAAATGTATTTTTAAAAATCATAACCGCATCTGCCTCGTATTTCTATCGGCGAAAATTCCTTTTTACGGAACCTCTACTTCCCTAAAAAAGGAATCTCCGGGACTAAGTTTTTATTCCCAGCTCTATCTTGCTCTCTGAAAAAACAGGAGTAATACCCTTCGTGACAGGCTGCACCTTCCTGTTCCACTTCGTACACAACAAAACTTCCATCTTGAGGGGCTAAGATCCTTCTCAGTTTTTGGATATGTCCGGAAGTATCTCCCTTTCTCCAAAGCTGGTTCCTAGATCTGCTGAAATAAATTCCAAGGGATTCCTTAAGACTGAGTCCTAGACTTTCGGGATTGGAGAATGCCTGCATCAAAAAGAGGCCTTTCTCATCTTTAGTAATTACTGGTATCAGGCCGTCTGAAAATTTTAGCCCGTTAATATTGGTGATCTCTACCAATTCCTTTTCCGCAAAATCAGGATGAGAAATTAGGATTGTATCTTCGTCGCAGTCTATAAAAGTTTTGACGTTAGTCGGAAGATCCTGGCGAAGATATTCCCATTCTTCTTGGGTCATTCTTCTTAATTCCGAAATTTTTCC
This window encodes:
- the mltG gene encoding endolytic transglycosylase MltG, which translates into the protein MIFKNTFVRRSIVLLGILVLLGIIAFFVVDDIKGGAVGAGQVKVDIIVEPGDSPSEVTENLSKNGLLKSSKYFLFLIKATRSAGKIKAGLYEINDGMDSRKILQVITEGKVKLVTFTVPEGYNNRQIGDLLVKKNLIKTRAEFLNAASGTELLREFKIPANNAEGYLFPETYSVPVNFPVDKIARMMIKRFYVRLEKVPGAKELDPKKLHEIVVLASVVEREAKKNEERPLMAGVFLNRLKQDIPLESCATIQYLFDKPHPRIFEKDLKIVSPYNTYMNKGYPPGPISNPGQPSLEAALMPTKTEYLFFLLKPDGFHYFSKSFKEHAEAKKKYIDVLYE
- a CDS encoding phosphoribosyl-AMP cyclohydrolase, giving the protein MLTIIWAGGQPGKISELRRMTQEEWEYLRQDLPTNVKTFIDCDEDTILISHPDFAEKELVEITNINGLKFSDGLIPVITKDEKGLFLMQAFSNPESLGLSLKESLGIYFSRSRNQLWRKGDTSGHIQKLRRILAPQDGSFVVYEVEQEGAACHEGYYSCFFREQDRAGNKNLVPEIPFLGK